A section of the Streptomyces sp. Je 1-369 genome encodes:
- a CDS encoding nucleotide pyrophosphohydrolase: protein MKERLDVAVLQRRLAEFAAARDWEQYHTPKNLAAALSVEASELVEIFQWLTPEESARVMRDPDTAPRVADEVADVLAYLLQFCEVLGIDALAALAAKIERNEERFPVPEGP from the coding sequence GTGAAGGAACGACTTGACGTGGCGGTACTGCAGCGCAGGCTGGCCGAGTTCGCGGCGGCGCGCGACTGGGAGCAGTACCACACCCCTAAGAACCTGGCCGCGGCGCTGAGCGTGGAGGCCTCCGAACTGGTCGAGATCTTCCAGTGGTTGACCCCCGAGGAGTCGGCCCGGGTGATGCGGGACCCGGACACGGCGCCCCGCGTGGCGGACGAGGTGGCCGACGTCCTCGCGTATCTGCTGCAGTTCTGCGAGGTGCTGGGGATCGACGCGCTGGCCGCGCTCGCGGCGAAGATCGAACGGAACGAAGAGCGCTTTCCGGTGCCGGAAGGTCCCTGA
- a CDS encoding DUF6099 family protein — MNAMRLIEANRRALACSQEPGDIVVEVWQSQALAQAIGNHLAVAGPPELRGEALGLSEVGGRACGVLDAPRLGMEDIRAARLTGTGDAHEVLLGLGRLLGEVGIALVGVAMGAEDEGVYWQCMEAIDAADESRDRVLEMLRRLAVREQCLPEPDSAAGPA; from the coding sequence ATGAACGCGATGCGGCTCATCGAGGCGAACCGCCGCGCTCTGGCGTGCAGTCAGGAGCCCGGGGACATCGTCGTGGAGGTCTGGCAGTCACAGGCACTCGCACAGGCGATCGGCAACCACCTCGCGGTCGCGGGACCTCCCGAGTTACGGGGCGAGGCGCTGGGCCTGAGCGAAGTCGGCGGCAGAGCCTGCGGGGTGCTCGACGCCCCAAGGCTCGGCATGGAGGACATACGGGCGGCACGGCTGACGGGGACAGGAGACGCGCACGAGGTCCTGCTCGGGCTCGGCAGGCTCCTCGGGGAGGTCGGCATCGCGCTGGTGGGTGTGGCCATGGGGGCCGAGGACGAGGGGGTGTACTGGCAGTGCATGGAGGCGATCGACGCGGCCGACGAGTCCAGGGACCGCGTGCTGGAGATGCTGCGCAGACTCGCGGTGCGGGAACAGTGCCTGCCCGAGCCGGACTCGGCGGCGGGCCCGGCGTGA
- a CDS encoding LLM class F420-dependent oxidoreductase, translating to MDLRIFTEPQQGATYDTLLTVAKATEDLGFDAFFRSDHYLRMGSSDGLPGPTDAWITLAGLARETKRIRLGTLMTAGTFRLPGVLAIQVAQVDQMSGGRVELGLGAGWFEDEHKAYGIPFPKEKFARLEEQLEIVTGLWGTEVGQTFSHDGKHYQLTDSPALPKPAQTKVPVLIGGHGATRTPRLAAQFADEFNIPFASVEDSERQFGRVRAAAEQAGRKGSDLVYSSALVVCVGKDDAEVARRAAVIGRDVDELKANGLAGSPAEVVDKIGRYEAIGASRIYLQCLDLADLDHLEIISSQVQSQLS from the coding sequence ATGGATCTTCGAATCTTCACCGAGCCCCAGCAAGGGGCCACCTACGACACCCTGCTCACCGTCGCCAAGGCCACCGAGGACCTCGGTTTTGACGCCTTCTTCCGCTCGGACCATTACCTTCGCATGGGTTCCTCCGACGGCCTGCCGGGCCCCACGGACGCATGGATCACGCTCGCCGGGCTCGCCAGGGAGACCAAGCGGATCAGGCTGGGCACGCTGATGACGGCCGGCACGTTCCGGCTGCCCGGCGTGCTCGCGATCCAGGTGGCGCAGGTGGACCAGATGTCGGGCGGCCGGGTCGAACTGGGGCTCGGTGCGGGCTGGTTCGAGGACGAGCACAAGGCGTACGGCATTCCGTTCCCCAAGGAGAAGTTCGCCCGCCTCGAGGAGCAGCTGGAGATCGTCACGGGCCTGTGGGGCACGGAGGTCGGCCAGACCTTCAGCCACGACGGCAAGCACTATCAGCTCACTGATTCCCCGGCCCTGCCCAAGCCCGCGCAGACCAAGGTGCCGGTCCTGATCGGCGGCCACGGCGCGACCCGCACGCCGCGGCTCGCCGCGCAGTTCGCCGACGAGTTCAACATCCCCTTCGCCTCGGTCGAGGACAGTGAGCGGCAGTTCGGCCGGGTCCGCGCGGCCGCCGAGCAGGCCGGGCGCAAGGGCAGCGACCTGGTGTACTCCAGCGCGCTGGTGGTGTGTGTCGGCAAGGACGACGCGGAGGTCGCCCGGCGTGCGGCGGTGATCGGCCGCGACGTGGACGAGCTGAAGGCGAATGGCCTCGCGGGTTCTCCCGCGGAGGTCGTCGACAAGATCGGGCGGTACGAGGCGATCGGCGCGAGCCGCATCTACCTCCAGTGCCTGGACCTGGCCGACCTGGACCACCTGGAGATCATTTCCTCGCAGGTGCAGTCGCAGCTGTCATAG
- a CDS encoding family 2B encapsulin nanocompartment shell protein, with protein sequence MTVETSPDERLEPAPRTSLSTEAARNLTTTTKSAPQMQEITSRWLLRMLPWVETKGGTYRVNRRLTYTVGDGCIEFLQDGADVRVVPRELGELALLRGFDDVDVLSAIADRFEQRDFRAGEVLVERGAPAEHIHLIAHGRINQTSIGKYGDEVAVAVLADGGRFGEDALLDDGARWGFTATAATSGTLLTLSRSDFAALTSSAPSLRAHVAEFASRSVPRQTRHGEAEIAMSSGHVGEAKLPGAFVDYEAHPREYELSVAQTVLRVHTRVADLYNGPMNQTEEQLRLTIEALRERQEHELINNREFGLLHNAAFKQRIQPHSGAPTPDDLDDLLCRRRGTKFFLAHPRTIAAIGWGFNAYGVYPDNVDLGGQQVPAWRGVPILPCNKIPITEDNTSSILAMRTGEDNQGVIGLHQTGLPEEYEPGLSVRFMGMSEQAIISYLVTAYYSAAVLLPDALGVLENVQIGRRRD encoded by the coding sequence ATGACCGTTGAGACCAGCCCGGATGAGCGGCTGGAGCCTGCTCCGCGGACCAGCCTGAGCACCGAGGCCGCCCGCAACCTCACCACCACGACCAAGTCCGCCCCCCAGATGCAGGAGATCACCTCACGGTGGCTGCTGCGGATGCTGCCGTGGGTGGAGACCAAGGGCGGCACCTACCGGGTGAACCGGCGGCTGACCTACACCGTCGGCGATGGGTGCATCGAGTTCCTGCAGGACGGTGCCGACGTACGGGTGGTGCCACGGGAGCTCGGCGAGCTGGCCCTGCTGCGCGGCTTCGACGACGTCGACGTGCTGTCGGCGATCGCCGACCGGTTCGAGCAGCGCGACTTCCGCGCGGGTGAGGTGCTGGTCGAGCGTGGCGCCCCCGCCGAGCACATCCACCTGATCGCCCACGGGCGGATCAACCAGACGTCCATCGGCAAGTACGGCGACGAGGTGGCCGTCGCCGTCCTCGCGGACGGCGGCCGGTTCGGTGAGGACGCACTCCTCGACGACGGTGCGCGGTGGGGCTTCACCGCCACGGCCGCGACCTCCGGCACGCTGCTGACCCTGTCCCGCTCCGACTTCGCCGCCCTCACGTCGTCCGCGCCGAGCCTCCGTGCGCACGTGGCGGAGTTCGCGTCGCGGTCCGTGCCGCGGCAGACGCGGCACGGCGAGGCCGAGATCGCGATGTCGTCGGGGCACGTCGGCGAGGCGAAGCTGCCGGGCGCCTTCGTCGACTACGAAGCGCATCCCAGGGAGTACGAACTCTCCGTCGCGCAGACCGTTCTGCGGGTCCACACGAGGGTCGCCGACCTCTACAACGGACCGATGAACCAGACCGAGGAACAGCTGAGGCTCACCATCGAGGCGCTGCGCGAGCGCCAGGAGCACGAGCTGATCAACAACCGTGAGTTCGGTCTGCTCCACAACGCGGCCTTCAAGCAGAGGATCCAGCCCCACTCCGGCGCGCCCACGCCGGACGACCTCGACGATCTGCTCTGCCGTCGGCGCGGCACCAAGTTCTTCCTGGCCCACCCCAGGACCATCGCGGCCATCGGCTGGGGCTTCAACGCCTACGGGGTCTATCCGGACAACGTCGACCTGGGCGGCCAACAGGTTCCCGCCTGGCGTGGGGTACCGATTCTGCCCTGCAACAAGATCCCCATCACCGAGGACAACACCAGCTCGATCCTCGCGATGCGTACGGGCGAGGACAACCAGGGCGTGATCGGCCTGCACCAGACCGGGCTGCCGGAGGAGTACGAGCCGGGCCTGTCGGTGCGCTTCATGGGCATGAGCGAGCAGGCGATCATCTCGTACCTGGTCACGGCGTACTACTCGGCCGCCGTCCTGCTGCCCGACGCGCTGGGCGTCCTGGAGAACGTGCAGATCGGCCGCAGGCGCGACTAG
- a CDS encoding family 2 encapsulin nanocompartment cargo protein terpene cyclase — MPDPGLPTLHPNPALERILRGPSGLGTAGLYLGEKPVEAVSSVGPAALVEPVDLAESVASAESVASADAVELPGPVEAAELPEPAEGTPIPGLYHHAVPEPDPARVAEVSRRIKAWAVDEVQAFPPEWEDQFDGFSVGRYMVACHPDAPSIDHLMLATRLMVAENAVDDCYCEDHGGSPVGLGSRLLLAHTALDDLHTTQEYEPAWRESLTADAPRRAYRSAMAYFLQHASPSQADRFRHDMARLHLGYLAEAAWSETDHVPEVWEYLAMRQFNNFRPCPTITDTVGGYELPADLHALAAMQRVIALAGNATTVVNDLYSYTKELDSPGRHLNLPVVIAEREGLSDRDAYLKGVEVHNDLMHAFEAEAAALAAACPVPSVLRFLRGVAVWVDGNHYWHRTNTYRYRLPDFW, encoded by the coding sequence ATGCCCGATCCCGGGCTGCCCACCCTGCACCCGAACCCCGCCCTCGAAAGGATTCTGCGCGGCCCGAGCGGCCTGGGTACGGCGGGGCTGTACCTGGGCGAGAAACCGGTCGAGGCCGTGAGCTCGGTGGGACCGGCTGCCTTGGTGGAACCGGTCGACCTGGCGGAATCGGTCGCGTCGGCGGAATCGGTCGCGTCGGCGGACGCGGTCGAACTGCCCGGCCCGGTCGAAGCGGCCGAACTGCCTGAACCGGCCGAGGGGACGCCCATTCCGGGGCTCTATCACCATGCCGTGCCGGAGCCCGATCCGGCGCGGGTGGCCGAGGTCAGCCGGCGGATCAAGGCATGGGCCGTGGACGAGGTGCAGGCGTTCCCGCCGGAGTGGGAGGACCAGTTCGACGGGTTCTCCGTCGGGCGCTACATGGTCGCCTGCCACCCCGACGCCCCCTCCATCGACCACCTGATGCTCGCCACCCGGCTGATGGTCGCCGAGAACGCGGTCGACGACTGCTACTGCGAGGACCACGGCGGCTCGCCCGTCGGGCTCGGCAGCCGCCTGCTGCTGGCCCACACGGCCCTCGACGACCTGCACACCACCCAGGAGTACGAACCGGCGTGGCGGGAGTCGCTCACGGCGGACGCGCCGCGCCGCGCCTACCGCTCCGCCATGGCGTACTTCCTCCAGCACGCCTCGCCCTCCCAGGCCGACCGCTTCCGGCACGACATGGCCCGTCTGCACCTGGGCTATCTCGCCGAGGCCGCCTGGTCCGAGACGGACCACGTGCCCGAGGTGTGGGAGTACCTGGCGATGCGCCAGTTCAACAACTTCCGCCCTTGCCCCACCATCACCGACACCGTCGGTGGCTATGAACTGCCGGCCGACCTCCACGCGTTGGCGGCCATGCAGCGGGTCATCGCCCTCGCGGGCAACGCCACCACCGTGGTGAACGACCTGTACTCGTACACCAAAGAACTCGACAGCCCCGGCCGTCATCTGAACCTGCCCGTAGTGATCGCCGAACGGGAAGGCCTCTCCGACCGGGACGCCTACCTGAAGGGGGTCGAGGTCCACAACGACCTGATGCACGCCTTCGAGGCGGAAGCCGCCGCCCTGGCCGCGGCCTGCCCCGTCCCGAGCGTGCTGCGCTTCCTGCGGGGAGTGGCCGTGTGGGTCGACGGCAACCACTACTGGCACCGCACCAACACCTACCGATACCGCCTGCCCGACTTCTGGTAA
- a CDS encoding geranyl diphosphate 2-C-methyltransferase, translating into MTSTELANGTSLSIPAPASPYQGDIARYWDGEARPVNLRLGDVDGLYHHHYGVGDVDQQALGDTADSGYEKRLIAELHRLESAQTDVLLDQLGPVGRDDTVVDAGCGRGGSLVMAHQRFGCRAEGVTLSAKQADFANRRARELGMEDYVHARVCNMLDTPFETGQAKASWNNESSMYVDLNDLFAEHSRVLAPGGRYVTITGCWNPRYGQPSKWVSQINAHFECNIHSRREYLKAMADNRLVPQAIVDLTDATLPYWELRATSSLVTGIEEAFINSYRDGSFQYVLIAADRV; encoded by the coding sequence GTGACCAGCACTGAACTCGCCAACGGCACGTCCCTGTCCATCCCCGCTCCGGCGTCCCCCTACCAAGGGGACATCGCCCGCTACTGGGACGGGGAGGCCAGGCCGGTGAATCTGCGCCTGGGCGACGTCGACGGGCTCTACCACCACCACTACGGCGTCGGGGACGTCGACCAGCAAGCGCTGGGGGACACCGCCGACAGCGGGTACGAGAAGCGGCTGATCGCCGAGCTGCACCGCCTGGAGTCGGCGCAGACCGACGTGCTCCTGGACCAGCTCGGGCCCGTCGGGCGTGACGACACGGTCGTGGACGCCGGGTGCGGGCGCGGCGGCTCGTTGGTCATGGCCCACCAGCGGTTCGGCTGCCGGGCCGAGGGGGTCACGCTCTCCGCCAAGCAGGCCGACTTCGCCAACCGGCGCGCCCGCGAACTCGGCATGGAGGACTACGTCCACGCCCGCGTCTGCAACATGCTCGACACGCCGTTCGAGACGGGCCAGGCCAAGGCGTCGTGGAACAACGAGTCCAGCATGTACGTCGATCTGAACGACCTCTTCGCCGAGCACTCCCGCGTTCTCGCGCCCGGCGGTCGCTATGTGACCATCACCGGCTGCTGGAACCCGCGGTACGGGCAGCCCTCGAAGTGGGTCTCCCAGATCAACGCGCACTTCGAGTGCAACATCCACTCCCGTAGGGAGTACCTGAAGGCGATGGCCGACAACCGCCTCGTACCGCAGGCCATCGTCGACCTGACGGACGCGACGCTGCCCTACTGGGAGCTGCGGGCGACGTCGTCGCTGGTCACCGGCATCGAGGAAGCGTTCATCAACTCGTACAGGGACGGCTCGTTCCAGTACGTGCTGATCGCGGCCGACCGCGTCTGA
- a CDS encoding discoidin domain-containing protein, whose translation MPDQPETDDMQNSPANTTPCPECGTPARQHGQSFCDSCGAFLRWDTPAGAPGPARPGTAPAAGGSPAPQTPADPRVDPRVAPPAGSGAGAGAGAGAGAGSTDTTVPLPSTGASNGPAEPSAGPSRPSDTAIRSLLVPVPEGSEPVAPETPGSVLPGRPEAARPRVRQAAVPVEPESGAPCPSCGTPNAPRRHFCRSCANPLKDHAAPIAEGPYAGQRPRLHRDRTRWIARAVGIAVVVGLVAGGIFGGPPAARAVQDHFAKRVPVHPTASSASHAAPKQAAKLAFDGYSNTWWGTGYSGDSAGQWLQADFGQPTDLLNLLITPGTSPRSAQAAEQARPMEFDIVVNDSAGKEHVMHRRINDGGVQKLDVRVRDAVKARLILRSAYGTGEKRQVAIAELEFFGRSTGGQ comes from the coding sequence ATGCCCGACCAGCCCGAGACGGACGACATGCAGAACTCCCCCGCCAACACGACCCCGTGCCCCGAGTGCGGCACCCCGGCCCGCCAGCACGGCCAGTCCTTCTGCGACTCGTGCGGGGCCTTCCTGCGCTGGGACACCCCGGCGGGCGCCCCGGGCCCCGCCCGCCCCGGCACCGCTCCCGCCGCGGGCGGCTCCCCCGCGCCGCAGACCCCGGCCGACCCCCGCGTCGATCCCCGTGTCGCTCCCCCCGCCGGGTCCGGCGCGGGCGCGGGCGCCGGTGCCGGTGCCGGTGCCGGATCGACCGACACCACCGTCCCGCTCCCCTCCACCGGCGCCTCCAACGGCCCCGCGGAGCCGTCGGCCGGGCCGTCCCGGCCCTCCGACACCGCCATCCGGTCCCTGCTCGTGCCCGTGCCCGAGGGCTCCGAGCCCGTGGCCCCGGAGACGCCGGGCAGCGTGCTGCCGGGCAGGCCCGAGGCGGCGCGGCCGCGCGTACGGCAGGCCGCCGTGCCCGTCGAGCCCGAGTCGGGGGCGCCGTGCCCGAGCTGCGGGACGCCCAACGCCCCCCGCCGCCACTTCTGCCGCAGCTGCGCGAACCCGCTCAAGGACCACGCCGCCCCGATCGCCGAGGGCCCGTACGCGGGACAGCGCCCCCGCCTCCACCGCGACCGCACCCGCTGGATCGCGCGGGCCGTGGGCATCGCGGTGGTCGTCGGCCTGGTGGCGGGCGGTATCTTCGGCGGGCCACCGGCCGCGCGGGCCGTGCAGGACCACTTCGCCAAGCGGGTCCCCGTCCACCCCACCGCCTCCAGCGCCTCGCACGCCGCCCCCAAGCAGGCCGCGAAGCTCGCCTTCGACGGCTACAGCAACACCTGGTGGGGCACCGGCTACTCGGGCGACTCGGCGGGCCAGTGGCTGCAGGCCGACTTCGGCCAGCCCACCGACCTGCTCAACCTCCTGATCACGCCGGGCACGTCGCCGCGGAGCGCGCAGGCCGCCGAGCAGGCGCGGCCGATGGAGTTCGACATCGTGGTCAACGACTCGGCGGGCAAGGAGCACGTGATGCACCGCCGGATCAACGACGGCGGCGTGCAGAAGCTCGACGTACGCGTACGGGACGCGGTGAAGGCACGGCTGATCCTGCGCTCCGCGTACGGCACGGGCGAGAAGCGCCAGGTGGCCATCGCCGAGCTGGAGTTCTTCGGCCGCTCCACGGGCGGACAGTAG
- a CDS encoding phage tail protein has product MPGLGSAHPIGDQLPAVFADDDFILRFVSGLDVVLAPVFAVLDSLEAYFTPSLTPSDFLDWLTDWVGTELDGTEPLATRRHAVASAVDLHRVRGTRRGLAAAVELAFGVRPEIAESGGAAWSARPLGPFPGAPRPALHVTLRVHDPASVDAHRLRAVVAAARPAHLPFTAEVTATPFPEGT; this is encoded by the coding sequence CTGCCGGGGCTCGGGTCCGCGCATCCCATCGGGGACCAGCTGCCCGCCGTCTTCGCCGACGACGACTTCATCCTGCGCTTCGTCTCCGGCCTCGACGTCGTCCTCGCGCCCGTCTTCGCCGTCCTGGACAGCCTGGAGGCGTACTTCACGCCGTCCCTGACGCCGTCGGACTTCCTCGACTGGCTGACGGACTGGGTCGGTACGGAGCTCGACGGCACCGAGCCGCTGGCCACGCGCCGCCACGCCGTCGCCTCCGCCGTCGACCTGCACCGTGTCCGCGGCACCCGCCGCGGCCTCGCCGCCGCCGTGGAACTCGCCTTCGGCGTACGCCCGGAGATCGCCGAGAGCGGCGGCGCGGCCTGGTCCGCACGCCCACTGGGCCCGTTCCCCGGCGCCCCGCGTCCCGCCCTGCACGTCACCTTGCGCGTCCACGATCCCGCATCCGTGGACGCGCACCGCCTGCGGGCCGTCGTCGCGGCGGCCCGCCCAGCACACCTCCCCTTCACGGCCGAGGTGACAGCCACGCCTTTCCCTGAAGGGACCTAG
- a CDS encoding putative baseplate assembly protein: MALPAPHLDDRRFQQFVDDAKRYIQQRCPEWTDHNVSDPGVTLVEAVAHMADQIVYRLNRVPEKNHLAFLDLLGVTLFPPSAARADVTFWLSAPQAEPVVLPAGTEVATSRTETEEAVAFATEADLTVVPCELSAVLRQEDGSTPQDCGQDIFGGRDVAVFAESPRPGDTLLFGLSAAVPRCAAVLQLDSRVDGVGVDPRQPPLVWEAWTADGWTECEVDEDSTGGLNRPGDVVLHIPAGHIVSRIGRQDAGWLRCRVTEAAKGQPFYSASPTVRSATAFTIGGTTGVAHADVIRDELLGDSTGVPGQRVRLAQAPVVADRPPLVLEVSDGEGSGWAEWQVVDDFASSGPYDPHVTLDAGTGEIAFGPAVREPDGSLRQFGAVPQKGAAIRATRYRTGGGRTGNVARGAIQVLRSSIPYVARVENREAARGGVDGETVEEAKVRAPIALRAQERAVTARDYEELARRAAPETARIHCLAADSAEAGENAVRVLVVPQAVPDRGGRLRFEQLVPGEELLSRVTSFLDDRRPLGTRLSVGPPYYQGVTVVATLHSFRAAQAERVRSEALDALYAYLDPLTGGAHREGWPFGRPLRAGEIFAALQRVPGVELVDEVLLHPADPLTGRRGDATDRIELAPSALLFPFDHRVRVIEAR, from the coding sequence ATGGCCCTGCCCGCACCCCACCTCGACGACCGGCGCTTCCAGCAGTTCGTCGACGACGCCAAGCGCTACATCCAGCAGCGCTGCCCGGAGTGGACCGATCACAACGTCTCCGACCCGGGCGTCACCCTCGTCGAGGCCGTCGCGCACATGGCCGACCAGATCGTGTACCGGCTCAACCGCGTGCCGGAGAAGAACCACCTGGCCTTCCTCGACCTGCTCGGCGTCACCCTCTTCCCGCCCTCCGCGGCCCGCGCGGACGTCACGTTCTGGCTGTCCGCGCCCCAGGCCGAGCCGGTGGTCCTGCCCGCCGGTACGGAGGTGGCGACCAGCCGCACCGAGACCGAGGAAGCGGTGGCCTTCGCCACCGAGGCGGATCTGACCGTGGTGCCCTGCGAGCTGTCGGCCGTGCTGCGCCAGGAGGACGGCAGCACGCCGCAGGACTGCGGGCAGGACATCTTCGGCGGCCGTGACGTGGCGGTCTTCGCGGAGTCGCCGCGGCCCGGCGACACGCTGCTCTTCGGGCTCAGCGCCGCGGTGCCGCGGTGTGCGGCGGTGCTGCAGCTCGACAGCCGGGTGGACGGCGTGGGCGTCGACCCGCGGCAGCCGCCGCTGGTGTGGGAGGCGTGGACCGCGGACGGCTGGACCGAGTGCGAGGTGGACGAGGACTCCACCGGTGGCCTCAACCGGCCCGGCGACGTCGTGCTGCACATCCCGGCCGGGCACATCGTCTCCCGCATCGGGCGGCAGGACGCGGGCTGGCTGCGCTGCCGGGTGACCGAGGCGGCGAAGGGCCAGCCGTTCTACAGCGCGTCGCCGACCGTGCGGTCCGCGACCGCGTTCACCATCGGCGGCACGACGGGCGTCGCGCACGCGGACGTCATACGCGACGAGCTCCTCGGCGACTCCACGGGCGTGCCCGGACAGCGCGTCCGGCTTGCCCAGGCCCCGGTCGTCGCCGACCGGCCGCCGCTGGTCCTCGAGGTCTCCGACGGCGAGGGGTCGGGCTGGGCCGAGTGGCAGGTCGTCGACGACTTCGCCTCTTCGGGCCCGTACGACCCGCACGTCACGCTGGACGCGGGGACGGGCGAGATCGCGTTCGGCCCCGCGGTACGCGAACCGGACGGCTCCCTGCGGCAGTTCGGCGCCGTCCCCCAGAAGGGTGCCGCGATCCGCGCCACCCGCTACCGCACGGGCGGGGGCCGGACCGGCAACGTGGCCCGCGGCGCCATCCAGGTCCTGCGCAGCTCCATTCCGTACGTCGCCCGCGTGGAGAACCGCGAGGCGGCGCGCGGCGGAGTCGACGGCGAGACGGTCGAGGAGGCGAAGGTCCGCGCGCCGATCGCGCTGCGCGCGCAGGAGCGGGCGGTGACGGCGCGCGACTACGAGGAGCTGGCCCGGCGGGCCGCGCCCGAGACGGCGCGCATCCACTGCCTGGCCGCGGACTCCGCGGAGGCCGGGGAGAACGCGGTGCGGGTCCTCGTCGTACCGCAGGCGGTGCCGGACCGCGGCGGGCGGCTCCGCTTCGAGCAGCTGGTGCCCGGTGAGGAACTCCTCTCCCGCGTCACTTCGTTCCTCGACGACCGCCGCCCGCTCGGCACCCGCCTCTCGGTCGGCCCGCCCTACTACCAGGGCGTCACCGTGGTCGCCACGCTCCACTCCTTCCGTGCGGCGCAGGCCGAACGCGTCCGCTCCGAGGCGCTCGACGCGCTCTACGCCTACCTCGACCCGCTGACCGGCGGCGCCCACCGCGAGGGCTGGCCGTTCGGGCGCCCGCTGCGCGCCGGCGAGATCTTCGCCGCGCTCCAGCGGGTACCGGGCGTGGAACTCGTCGACGAGGTCTTGCTCCACCCCGCCGACCCCCTGACGGGCCGCAGGGGCGACGCCACGGACCGCATCGAACTGGCGCCCTCCGCCCTCCTGTTCCCCTTCGACCACCGAGTCCGCGTCATCGAGGCACGATGA
- a CDS encoding GPW/gp25 family protein — translation MSEQFVGAGWTFPLRINAGGGIALARREREIEESIRLVLATAPGERPMRPEFGCAVHDMVFAPVNEATAGRIRYEVRSSLDRWEPRIDVLDVEVSPAPDEPSVLFIDVSYTVRGTNNPRSLVFPFYVIPSTESESGV, via the coding sequence ATGAGTGAGCAGTTCGTCGGTGCGGGCTGGACGTTTCCGCTGCGCATCAACGCGGGCGGCGGCATCGCGCTGGCCCGGCGCGAGCGCGAGATCGAGGAGTCGATCCGTCTCGTGCTCGCCACCGCGCCGGGCGAGCGCCCGATGCGGCCGGAGTTCGGCTGCGCCGTGCACGACATGGTGTTCGCGCCGGTCAACGAGGCGACGGCGGGGCGGATCCGGTACGAGGTGCGGTCCTCGCTCGACCGCTGGGAGCCGCGCATCGACGTCCTGGACGTCGAGGTCAGTCCGGCGCCCGACGAGCCTTCCGTCCTGTTCATCGACGTGAGCTACACCGTGCGCGGCACCAACAATCCGCGCAGTCTCGTCTTTCCCTTCTACGTGATCCCGTCCACGGAATCAGAGAGCGGAGTCTGA